From Bacteroidales bacterium, one genomic window encodes:
- the mnmA gene encoding tRNA 2-thiouridine(34) synthase MnmA, translating to MNKKIAVGLSGGVDSSVAAWLLKQEGHDLTGLFMINWHDTEGTLSGDCPWHDDLIFAQLVARKLDIPLEVVDLSDSYRQRVVDYMFEEYRCGRTPNPDVLCNREIKFDLFAKAAFERGAGYVATGHYCRKETITVDGKETYRLLAGSDPGKDQSYFLCQLSQEQLSTALFPIGHLLKPEVRKIAEENGLVTARRKDSQGICFVGKVDLPVFLQQKLQAKEGIIVEIPSDFPGLHREIQENDLHEKLKALSAPYIYDELDGRIVGKHSGAHFYTIGQRKGLNVGGMKEPLFVIGIDVENNIVYTGQGDSHPGLYHQALFVEADDIHWVRPDLVLQSGEERHLLVRIRYRQPLQQATLYRMPEGLYIFFDEPQRGITSGQFAAWYDGEELIGSGTIS from the coding sequence GTGAATAAAAAAATAGCAGTCGGTTTATCCGGTGGTGTCGATTCGAGTGTGGCGGCATGGCTGTTGAAACAAGAAGGCCATGATTTGACCGGTTTGTTTATGATCAACTGGCATGATACGGAAGGTACATTGTCCGGGGATTGCCCCTGGCACGATGACCTTATTTTCGCGCAGCTGGTAGCACGTAAGTTGGATATCCCCCTCGAAGTGGTGGACCTGAGCGATTCATACCGGCAAAGGGTCGTCGATTATATGTTCGAGGAATACCGTTGTGGGAGGACACCCAATCCGGATGTCCTGTGCAACCGGGAAATTAAATTCGACCTTTTTGCCAAAGCAGCATTTGAGCGGGGTGCCGGATATGTGGCTACCGGTCATTATTGCCGGAAAGAAACCATCACTGTGGACGGGAAAGAGACCTACCGGCTGCTGGCCGGTTCGGATCCGGGCAAGGACCAGAGTTATTTTCTCTGCCAGTTATCCCAGGAGCAACTTTCAACGGCCTTATTTCCTATCGGGCATTTATTGAAACCAGAAGTCCGGAAAATTGCCGAGGAAAACGGACTGGTTACCGCACGCAGAAAGGATTCCCAGGGGATTTGTTTCGTCGGGAAAGTAGACCTGCCTGTTTTTTTGCAGCAGAAATTACAGGCAAAAGAGGGAATAATTGTGGAAATACCTTCGGATTTTCCGGGATTACACCGGGAAATTCAGGAAAATGACCTCCATGAAAAATTAAAGGCCCTTTCTGCACCCTATATATATGATGAATTGGACGGGCGAATCGTGGGAAAACACAGTGGCGCTCATTTCTATACCATCGGACAACGAAAAGGGCTGAATGTCGGTGGCATGAAGGAGCCGCTTTTTGTTATCGGTATCGATGTGGAAAACAACATTGTTTACACTGGTCAGGGTGATTCACATCCAGGGCTGTATCATCAGGCCCTGTTTGTAGAAGCTGACGACATTCATTGGGTACGTCCCGACCTGGTTTTACAGAGCGGAGAGGAACGTCATCTACTGGTTCGCATCCGATACCGGCAACCACTTCAACAAGCGACGCTTTACCGGATGCCTGAAGGACTCTATATTTTCTTTGATGAACCGCAACGTGGAATTACATCCGGACAGTTTGCCGCCTGGTATGATGGTGAAGAACTGATTGGTTCCGGGACTATCTCTTAA
- a CDS encoding DUF6268 family outer membrane beta-barrel protein, protein MRTFYFFILFLSVIVVEIRAQVTVKSEYMTGSSYKNKDGEDFGSGDFLKVSGRYHIPLSVKQNDLGQVTLWAASLNTAYGILGNNGMARDLNPDKILNAGINLTHMRPISDKWSLLATLGGGIYSAHDAITGKSILVNGGVIFMYKIGNNFDLGAGLGLTNSFGLPVVMPMSVINWRLSGKYEVKVDIAGGMAVSGAININDKLKLKLVAMEMDGMSSVMSIDGESMIYASTIMKSFLCPEFKIGKSSTLYIGAGGAWLRSTTLTKRSLKDFFNNLFHDKNRHLGFSSSGYFTVGYKYGF, encoded by the coding sequence ATGAGGACATTTTATTTTTTTATTTTATTTTTATCGGTAATAGTGGTGGAAATCCGGGCACAGGTAACTGTAAAGTCCGAATACATGACAGGTTCTTCTTATAAAAATAAAGACGGTGAAGATTTCGGATCCGGCGACTTTCTGAAAGTTTCAGGGAGATACCACATTCCTCTTTCCGTAAAGCAAAATGATTTGGGTCAGGTAACTTTATGGGCTGCATCACTTAACACAGCATACGGAATTCTCGGAAATAACGGCATGGCCAGAGATCTTAATCCGGATAAAATACTGAATGCGGGTATTAATCTCACCCATATGAGGCCTATATCGGATAAATGGTCCCTGCTGGCGACTTTGGGTGGAGGTATTTATTCAGCACATGATGCAATTACCGGGAAGAGCATATTGGTAAACGGAGGTGTGATCTTCATGTATAAAATAGGGAATAATTTCGATCTGGGTGCAGGCCTGGGACTGACCAATTCATTCGGACTACCGGTGGTGATGCCCATGTCTGTCATCAACTGGCGTCTTTCCGGAAAATATGAAGTTAAGGTGGATATTGCCGGTGGCATGGCGGTGTCCGGAGCAATCAATATCAATGATAAATTAAAGTTAAAGCTGGTGGCGATGGAAATGGATGGTATGTCGTCTGTAATGAGCATTGACGGCGAATCCATGATCTATGCCTCTACCATTATGAAATCGTTCCTGTGTCCTGAATTTAAAATCGGGAAATCATCCACCCTGTATATAGGAGCCGGTGGAGCATGGTTGCGGTCCACCACTTTAACCAAACGTTCGCTGAAGGATTTTTTCAATAACCTGTTTCATGACAAAAACCGTCATTTAGGTTTTTCATCCTCCGGTTATTTTACGGTCGGATATAAATATGGTTTTTAA
- a CDS encoding sensor histidine kinase, whose product MKNKKNIFFFISIIAVFLFAFQYMNSSLSGNHSPKVIHFLVNLPVCILIGIFDFLIINMVYKKLRNKDQIYIRVSVDLLLTALFAVLVGIIANFMLSVISPDKISSEYSVIKQSLPLLLWNSIIVLLIEVFFYSQRQIEAEKKIAVFEKEKIQYQYEVLKAQINPHFLFNSLNVLSSLVYEDAEKANLFAKKMSGVYRYLLLTNARTTVTLKEELAFLESYIFLESIRFENALLVDINNKADLNKQVIPVSLQLLVENAIKHNITTSAQPLTVRINIANDGITVSNHLQLRSSVDKGGVGLANLQKQYALFQKTIRISKTKTEFTVQMPFVG is encoded by the coding sequence ATGAAAAATAAAAAAAATATTTTTTTCTTTATATCGATCATCGCTGTTTTCCTGTTCGCATTTCAATACATGAACAGTTCCCTGAGTGGTAATCATTCTCCAAAGGTTATCCACTTCCTGGTAAATCTGCCTGTTTGTATCCTTATCGGTATATTCGATTTCCTGATCATTAACATGGTCTATAAGAAACTCAGGAATAAGGATCAGATTTATATCCGTGTTTCTGTCGATTTGCTGCTGACAGCTCTGTTTGCAGTACTGGTGGGAATAATTGCCAATTTCATGTTATCGGTCATTAGTCCGGATAAAATTTCAAGTGAATACAGCGTGATAAAGCAGTCACTTCCCTTACTGTTGTGGAACAGCATTATTGTATTGTTGATAGAAGTATTCTTTTATAGCCAGCGGCAGATTGAAGCCGAAAAGAAGATCGCTGTTTTCGAGAAAGAAAAAATACAATACCAGTATGAGGTATTAAAAGCCCAGATCAACCCCCACTTTTTGTTCAACAGCCTGAATGTTCTTTCATCATTGGTATATGAGGATGCTGAAAAAGCAAACCTTTTCGCAAAAAAGATGTCGGGAGTCTATCGTTACCTGTTGTTAACCAATGCGCGGACAACTGTTACCCTGAAAGAAGAACTGGCATTTCTGGAATCGTACATTTTTCTGGAAAGCATACGATTTGAGAATGCATTGTTGGTAGATATAAATAATAAGGCCGATTTAAATAAACAGGTGATTCCGGTCAGCTTGCAATTACTTGTGGAAAATGCAATCAAACACAATATAACTACCTCTGCGCAACCCCTGACTGTTCGTATCAATATAGCCAATGACGGGATTACCGTGTCCAACCATCTTCAATTACGGAGTTCGGTGGATAAAGGAGGCGTTGGGTTAGCCAACCTGCAAAAGCAATATGCTTTGTTTCAGAAAACAATCCGGATATCAAAAACCAAAACTGAATTTACGGTCCAAATGCCTTTTGTAGGATAA
- a CDS encoding LytTR family DNA-binding domain-containing protein yields MTKYLIVEDERFAYEEMKRMVERLRPDYQLSGRTETVEQAIRFFKENQVDLILLDIRLADGSSFEIFEQVPLSTPVIFTTAYDEHAIRAFKVNSIDYLLKPVEEADLLAALDKFEQLHAVRQQPVFDYRKLEEALMGNHKRNRFLTQTGDNYHYIDTTDIAFLYSEDKVTFLHTFSNKRYLIDYTLTQVEQQLDDKIFFRVSRNCIANISSIRKISRYFNSRLKLTFQPDCPHEILVSRERASDFLKWVDGI; encoded by the coding sequence ATGACAAAATACCTGATAGTAGAAGACGAACGCTTCGCTTATGAAGAAATGAAGCGGATGGTAGAGAGGCTGCGTCCTGATTATCAATTATCCGGACGGACGGAAACGGTGGAACAGGCCATTCGTTTTTTTAAAGAGAACCAAGTGGATCTGATTTTATTGGATATCCGGTTGGCAGACGGAAGTAGTTTTGAAATTTTTGAACAGGTCCCGTTATCAACACCGGTCATATTTACTACGGCTTATGACGAGCATGCTATCCGTGCATTTAAAGTCAATAGCATTGATTACCTATTGAAGCCGGTTGAAGAAGCCGATTTACTTGCTGCTTTGGATAAGTTTGAACAATTACATGCGGTCAGGCAGCAACCTGTTTTCGATTATAGAAAACTGGAAGAGGCATTGATGGGCAATCATAAGAGAAACCGATTCCTGACACAAACAGGCGATAATTACCATTACATCGATACTACTGATATCGCTTTTTTGTATAGCGAAGATAAGGTTACGTTTTTACATACATTTTCAAATAAGCGATATTTGATCGATTATACCCTGACACAGGTAGAACAACAGCTGGACGATAAAATATTTTTCCGTGTTTCCAGGAATTGTATTGCCAATATCAGTTCCATCCGGAAAATATCCAGGTATTTTAACAGTCGCTTGAAGCTTACCTTTCAACCTGATTGTCCCCATGAGATTTTAGTGAGCCGGGAGCGGGCTTCCGATTTCCTGAAATGGGTCGATGGTATTTAA
- a CDS encoding YIP1 family protein → MDIAGVFYRIRNLLLHPATEWEAIASEDEERTTVFKRFIVPLFCLIVVCCIVGSLLFASRMYFSFGYVVQKVAVLLLSLSTGLYISSFLINETMFLLTGTKNPNQVFSLLAYSSGVVYLVISVVELFPFFNELLVLSLYSIYLYWRGIHHLLKIPVDKQITFIILSFVVMVLVYLLAFYFFGNIMKAIFL, encoded by the coding sequence ATGGATATAGCTGGTGTTTTCTACCGGATACGCAATTTATTACTTCACCCCGCTACTGAGTGGGAGGCCATCGCATCGGAAGATGAAGAGAGGACTACCGTATTCAAACGGTTTATTGTCCCGTTATTTTGCCTGATTGTTGTATGTTGCATTGTCGGTTCTTTATTGTTTGCCTCACGGATGTATTTTTCATTCGGCTACGTGGTTCAAAAAGTAGCCGTTTTATTACTTTCATTGTCTACCGGACTGTATATCTCTTCATTCCTGATCAATGAAACCATGTTCCTCCTCACCGGTACCAAAAACCCAAACCAGGTATTTTCACTGTTGGCTTATTCCTCAGGCGTAGTATATCTGGTTATTTCCGTTGTAGAACTTTTTCCGTTTTTCAATGAATTACTGGTACTCTCGCTATATTCCATTTATCTTTACTGGCGCGGAATCCATCATTTACTGAAGATACCGGTAGACAAACAGATCACCTTCATTATCCTTTCATTTGTTGTGATGGTCCTGGTGTATTTGCTGGCTTTTTATTTTTTCGGAAACATCATGAAAGCCATTTTCCTTTGA
- a CDS encoding thymidylate synthase: MQAYLDLLSHVVQNGVEKSDRTGTGTISVFGYQMRFDLSQGFPLLTTKKLHTRSIIYELLWFLQGSTNVGYLRDNKVTIWDEWADEHGELGPIYGYQWRSWPTADGRHIDQISEVVRSIRHQPDSRRHLVCAWNVGDLDKMALPPCHVLFQFYVADGKLSCQLYQRSCDIFLGVPFNIASYALLTSMMAQVTGLQPGTFIHTLGDAHIYLNHIEQVKLQLTREPRPLPVLKLNPDVRSIFDFSFDDFSIEGYDPHPHIKGAIAV; this comes from the coding sequence ATGCAGGCATATTTAGACTTATTATCACATGTGGTACAAAATGGTGTCGAAAAATCCGACCGTACGGGTACCGGCACCATCAGTGTTTTTGGTTACCAGATGCGTTTCGACCTGTCACAGGGATTTCCTCTGCTGACCACCAAAAAGTTACACACCAGGTCGATCATTTATGAATTATTATGGTTCCTGCAGGGAAGCACCAATGTCGGTTACCTCAGGGACAATAAGGTAACCATCTGGGATGAATGGGCAGACGAACATGGAGAGTTGGGGCCCATCTACGGCTATCAGTGGCGTTCCTGGCCAACCGCCGACGGGCGGCATATCGACCAGATCAGTGAAGTGGTACGTTCCATACGACATCAGCCTGACTCGCGCCGACACCTTGTATGTGCCTGGAATGTCGGAGACCTCGATAAAATGGCCCTACCCCCCTGCCATGTCCTGTTCCAGTTTTACGTAGCCGACGGGAAACTATCCTGCCAGCTATACCAACGGAGCTGTGATATTTTCCTGGGTGTCCCGTTCAATATCGCATCCTATGCTTTGCTTACCAGCATGATGGCACAAGTAACCGGTTTACAGCCGGGAACATTTATCCATACCCTGGGAGATGCCCATATTTACCTTAATCACATAGAACAGGTAAAATTGCAGCTGACCCGGGAGCCCCGTCCCCTACCCGTCCTGAAACTGAATCCGGATGTCCGATCGATATTCGACTTCTCATTCGATGATTTTTCCATAGAAGGCTATGATCCGCATCCACATATTAAAGGAGCCATTGCCGTCTAA
- the mdh gene encoding malate dehydrogenase yields the protein MSKVTVVGAGNVGATCANVIAQKELASELIILDIKEGVSEGKALDMMQTAALLEFDTRIKGVTNDYSATAGSDVVVITSGVPRKPGMSREDLIGVNAGIVKDVTQNILKHSPKAVVIVISNPMDTMTYLALKSSGLPKNQLIGMGGILDSSRFKCYLSQALNAAATDVEGTVIGGHGDTTMIPLKRFATYKGIPVSDLLGSEALDKVVADTMVGGATLTKLLGTSAWYAPGAAGATLVEAIIRDQKKVFPCCVSLDGEYGQKDICIGVPVLVGKNGWEKIIDYKLNSEEQALFNKSADAVRNMNQVLVDMKLV from the coding sequence ATGAGTAAAGTAACCGTAGTAGGCGCCGGTAATGTAGGCGCAACCTGTGCAAACGTAATTGCACAAAAAGAATTAGCCAGTGAATTGATCATCCTGGATATCAAAGAAGGTGTTTCCGAAGGAAAAGCTTTGGATATGATGCAGACAGCTGCATTACTGGAATTCGACACCCGTATCAAGGGAGTAACGAATGACTACAGTGCCACCGCGGGTTCGGACGTGGTAGTGATTACTTCAGGTGTACCCCGTAAACCGGGTATGTCACGTGAAGACCTGATCGGCGTGAATGCCGGAATCGTGAAAGATGTTACCCAGAACATCCTGAAACATTCACCTAAGGCTGTTGTGATTGTCATCAGCAACCCGATGGACACCATGACGTACCTGGCGCTGAAATCAAGCGGACTACCGAAGAACCAGCTCATCGGTATGGGCGGTATCCTCGACAGTTCTCGTTTCAAATGCTATCTGAGCCAGGCTTTGAATGCTGCGGCAACAGATGTAGAGGGCACTGTGATCGGCGGACACGGTGATACCACCATGATTCCTTTGAAACGCTTTGCTACCTACAAAGGCATCCCTGTTTCTGATTTACTGGGCAGCGAAGCATTGGATAAAGTAGTAGCCGACACCATGGTAGGCGGAGCTACACTGACCAAATTGCTGGGCACATCGGCATGGTATGCTCCCGGAGCAGCCGGAGCTACATTGGTAGAAGCCATCATCCGCGACCAGAAAAAGGTATTCCCTTGCTGTGTTTCCCTTGACGGTGAATACGGACAAAAAGATATCTGTATCGGTGTACCTGTCCTGGTAGGGAAAAACGGATGGGAAAAAATCATCGATTACAAATTGAACAGTGAAGAACAAGCCCTGTTCAATAAAAGTGCTGATGCAGTCCGCAACATGAACCAGGTATTGGTAGACATGAAACTGGTATAA
- a CDS encoding glycoside hydrolase family 3 C-terminal domain-containing protein encodes MKFYRILLLGLTMLSLSLYAQQKPVYLDPNQPIERRIEDALKRMTLEEKVAMCHAQSKFSSPGVPRLGIPENWMTDGPHGIRAEVFWDQWDQAGWTNDSCIAFPALTCLAATWNTEMSALYGKVIGEEARYRNKNVLLGPGVNIYRTPLNGRNFEYMGEDPYLASRMVVPYIQEVQKNGVAACVKHFALNNQEIARHTVDVNVDDRALYEIYLPAFKASVQEGKAWAIMGAYNKYKGQWCCHNQYLLNDILRDEWGFDGVVVSDWGGVNDTEQAIYNGLDMEFGTWTDGLSEGASNAYDNYFLARPFLELLKSGKVREEEVDKKVRNILRMVFRTNMDVNRPFGSFGTEEHALAGRKIAEEGIVLLQNRNNTLPVDPGKTKRIAVIGENAIKVMTVGGGSSSLKAKYEVSPLEGIRRRAGSQVEVVYARGYVGDKSGPQDGLGTGQDLTDNRSVGELIAEAGNVARNADMVIFVGGLNKNNGQDCEGNDRSGLGLPYEQDRLIRELVKANKNLVVTIISGNAVAMPWVNEVPSIVQSWYNGTEAGNALASVLFGDVNPSGKLPFTFPVDLKDNSAHALGEYPGTKDHVTYHESIFVGYRWTDRQKKVKPLFAFGHGLSYTTFGYSKPTADKKSMTENETLTFRVKVKNTGNREGQEVVQLYISDLKSSLPRPVKELKGFRKISLQPGEEKEVIFTIAKDALSFYDDAKKQWVVEPGKFEAVVAASATDIKGKVSFEVR; translated from the coding sequence ATGAAATTCTATAGGATATTATTACTGGGACTCACCATGCTTTCCCTGTCTTTGTATGCACAACAGAAACCGGTATACCTCGATCCAAACCAACCCATTGAACGACGTATTGAGGATGCCTTGAAGCGTATGACCCTGGAAGAAAAAGTAGCCATGTGTCATGCGCAATCCAAATTCAGTTCGCCGGGGGTTCCCCGTCTGGGTATCCCCGAAAACTGGATGACGGATGGTCCGCATGGAATACGGGCGGAAGTGTTCTGGGACCAATGGGATCAGGCCGGATGGACCAACGATTCGTGCATCGCTTTTCCTGCTCTTACCTGTCTGGCCGCTACCTGGAATACGGAGATGTCGGCGCTCTACGGGAAGGTGATCGGTGAAGAAGCACGTTACAGGAACAAGAATGTGTTGCTGGGACCGGGAGTTAATATTTACCGGACTCCATTGAACGGAAGGAATTTCGAATATATGGGAGAAGACCCTTATCTGGCTTCCCGTATGGTGGTGCCTTATATACAGGAAGTACAGAAAAATGGAGTGGCTGCCTGTGTAAAACACTTTGCACTAAATAATCAGGAAATAGCCCGGCATACGGTAGATGTCAACGTGGATGATCGCGCCTTATATGAAATTTATCTACCGGCTTTCAAGGCCTCAGTACAGGAAGGCAAGGCATGGGCCATCATGGGTGCTTACAACAAATATAAGGGGCAATGGTGCTGCCATAATCAATACCTGTTGAATGATATTCTCCGTGACGAGTGGGGATTTGATGGTGTCGTCGTTTCCGATTGGGGTGGCGTTAACGACACTGAACAAGCCATTTACAACGGTTTGGATATGGAATTCGGTACCTGGACCGACGGGTTGAGCGAAGGAGCAAGTAATGCCTATGATAATTACTTTCTGGCCCGGCCCTTCCTTGAATTGCTGAAATCCGGAAAAGTCAGGGAAGAAGAAGTAGATAAGAAAGTGCGGAACATCCTCCGGATGGTATTCCGTACCAATATGGACGTAAACCGTCCCTTTGGTTCATTTGGAACTGAGGAACATGCTTTGGCCGGACGGAAAATAGCCGAAGAGGGTATTGTTCTACTACAGAACAGAAATAATACGCTTCCCGTTGACCCCGGGAAAACAAAAAGGATAGCCGTTATTGGCGAAAATGCAATAAAGGTGATGACGGTAGGTGGAGGAAGTTCTTCACTGAAAGCCAAATATGAGGTTTCTCCCCTTGAAGGGATCAGGAGACGGGCAGGTAGCCAGGTAGAAGTTGTTTATGCCCGGGGATATGTAGGTGATAAATCCGGCCCACAGGATGGACTGGGTACGGGACAGGATCTTACGGATAACCGTTCTGTCGGAGAACTGATCGCCGAAGCAGGGAATGTCGCCCGGAATGCGGATATGGTGATCTTTGTCGGAGGGTTGAATAAGAACAACGGTCAGGACTGTGAAGGAAATGACCGCTCAGGCCTGGGATTGCCTTATGAACAGGACCGGTTGATCCGTGAATTGGTAAAAGCGAACAAAAACCTGGTGGTTACTATCATTTCAGGTAATGCGGTAGCCATGCCCTGGGTGAACGAAGTCCCTTCTATTGTCCAGTCCTGGTATAACGGTACGGAGGCAGGCAATGCCCTGGCTTCGGTTTTGTTCGGTGACGTAAATCCGTCGGGAAAATTACCATTTACATTTCCTGTCGATCTAAAGGATAACAGCGCTCATGCGCTTGGTGAATATCCCGGTACAAAGGACCATGTTACCTATCATGAAAGTATCTTTGTCGGTTACCGCTGGACCGACCGGCAAAAAAAGGTAAAACCTCTTTTTGCGTTCGGACATGGTTTGAGCTATACGACTTTCGGGTATAGCAAACCCACAGCCGATAAGAAAAGCATGACGGAAAACGAAACGCTTACCTTCAGGGTCAAAGTGAAAAATACAGGAAACCGGGAAGGACAGGAAGTGGTGCAGCTGTACATCAGTGACCTGAAATCATCATTGCCCCGTCCTGTAAAAGAATTGAAAGGATTCCGGAAAATCAGCCTGCAACCAGGCGAAGAAAAGGAAGTAATTTTTACGATTGCTAAAGATGCATTGAGTTTTTATGATGATGCTAAAAAGCAATGGGTCGTGGAACCGGGAAAGTTTGAAGCAGTAGTGGCTGCTTCTGCGACAGATATAAAAGGAAAGGTTTCATTTGAAGTCCGGTAG
- a CDS encoding DUF5125 domain-containing protein: MNQLKYFLLIVFGVVAMNSCKDDDEKKGNPIVEPKTELGAAMFGDSITFTAHVSDNEVPLSTLKAQIFFSEEMVAETVIRTKTEGDYSGKIFVPYYANIPNASATFRYVLQNINFTIDTKESALPLTRPDFPYLTLHLADGTELRMDRTALYQYSITQDFPKDVEGYIVAPKVGDRGNEITFGWSNGAITQGVTNTIKFKNAVPGTYSITFNTFNYEGSPFFEFLFNGEPMEPVDDESYATMGGFTTNQVIPVSGIVIDEWDLGGIFTKKSDNELTFGLPDGKYKITANFVTKVFSYVEVLPINIDLSSGPFEGELVEEQEVTFTGVAADWWIDPDFFIAEDDHYLFNAFSGKYRITADATLKYLIVEAMSGNDLASLQENGTGAIWIIGTNIGKPNVTDNEVGWNTDKALCMAPIGGKKYRITVIGGTSISTDEINFKFFHQKGWGGEFSSDNITTTSSLIFVGNGSNGRDSGNLGIVDGKTLAEGTTYVLTVDLSAGNSSAVLTVTEQ, translated from the coding sequence ATGAATCAACTCAAATATTTCTTATTGATTGTCTTTGGAGTAGTAGCGATGAACTCCTGTAAAGACGATGACGAAAAAAAAGGTAATCCCATAGTGGAGCCAAAAACAGAACTTGGGGCCGCCATGTTCGGGGACAGTATCACCTTCACCGCCCATGTATCCGATAACGAAGTGCCCCTTTCCACCTTGAAAGCACAAATATTCTTTAGTGAAGAAATGGTGGCGGAAACAGTCATACGTACCAAAACCGAAGGAGATTACAGCGGGAAGATCTTTGTTCCCTATTATGCCAATATTCCCAATGCATCGGCCACCTTCAGGTATGTTTTGCAAAATATCAATTTTACCATTGATACCAAGGAGTCTGCATTACCGTTGACCCGTCCTGATTTTCCGTACCTGACCCTCCATCTGGCAGATGGTACCGAATTAAGGATGGATCGGACAGCTCTGTACCAATATTCCATAACACAGGATTTCCCCAAAGATGTGGAAGGGTATATTGTAGCGCCTAAAGTAGGAGACCGGGGAAATGAGATCACTTTCGGGTGGTCCAACGGAGCCATAACCCAGGGAGTAACCAATACCATCAAATTTAAAAATGCCGTACCAGGAACCTATAGTATTACCTTCAATACCTTCAATTATGAAGGTAGCCCGTTCTTTGAGTTTTTATTCAACGGGGAACCAATGGAACCTGTGGATGACGAATCATATGCAACAATGGGAGGTTTCACCACCAATCAGGTAATACCTGTTTCTGGAATTGTGATCGATGAATGGGATCTGGGCGGAATATTCACGAAAAAATCAGATAATGAGTTGACTTTCGGTTTACCTGATGGCAAGTATAAGATCACCGCTAATTTTGTGACCAAAGTATTCTCATATGTCGAAGTGTTACCGATTAATATCGATCTCTCTTCCGGACCGTTTGAAGGAGAACTGGTGGAAGAACAGGAAGTGACCTTTACAGGAGTTGCTGCTGACTGGTGGATTGATCCTGATTTCTTTATTGCAGAAGATGACCATTACCTGTTCAATGCATTCTCCGGAAAATACCGGATTACTGCCGATGCAACGCTGAAATACCTGATCGTTGAAGCCATGAGCGGTAACGATCTGGCTTCGTTACAGGAAAACGGAACAGGTGCCATCTGGATCATAGGAACCAATATCGGTAAACCTAATGTTACGGATAACGAAGTAGGATGGAATACCGATAAAGCCCTTTGTATGGCGCCCATCGGAGGTAAAAAATACCGGATAACGGTGATAGGCGGTACGTCGATCAGTACTGATGAAATCAATTTTAAATTTTTCCATCAGAAAGGATGGGGCGGAGAATTTTCTTCGGACAATATCACGACCACCAGTAGCCTGATCTTTGTAGGGAATGGTTCGAACGGAAGAGATTCCGGGAATCTGGGGATTGTTGATGGTAAGACCTTAGCAGAAGGGACTACTTATGTCCTTACAGTGGATCTTTCTGCCGGAAACAGTAGTGCCGTTTTAACTGTTACCGAACAATAA